Proteins found in one Vallitalea guaymasensis genomic segment:
- a CDS encoding alanine-tRNA synthetase second additional domain-containing protein has translation MAITLLQEALMYSVYFAPRGRKRLLNLGHQISQRYLSPLDNLVGVIGDAGAGKSVFIKGMFPGLELTNDDDGVNVRPLPLLDGADTGFFSSHTYHIDVRFESAFTQIYMLADAVKEAVSNGKRVIVEHFELLYPYLNMNADIIIGIGEEVIVTRPSIFGPCPGDIANIVHKSIKYRRMAHTAEDLTGFVLEKLFGFEHCEGHNDVKHGFVLEFDTKPNIDIDVLEEKTKELINKNVDVCYVDDNHISIDNIKFPCTGPRIHLKNSSEIEHFKLVKELKYNPLTNSYALIGIIGFEEKININELNSLKYHL, from the coding sequence ATGGCTATAACATTATTGCAGGAAGCGTTGATGTATTCAGTTTATTTTGCACCTAGGGGGAGAAAAAGATTATTGAATCTAGGACATCAGATATCTCAGAGATATTTGAGTCCATTAGATAATCTTGTAGGTGTTATAGGTGATGCAGGAGCAGGGAAATCTGTATTTATCAAAGGTATGTTTCCAGGACTAGAGCTTACCAATGATGATGATGGGGTTAATGTAAGACCTCTACCATTATTGGATGGTGCAGATACAGGTTTTTTCAGTAGCCATACGTACCACATTGATGTTAGATTCGAATCAGCATTCACCCAGATATATATGTTAGCTGATGCAGTAAAAGAAGCTGTAAGCAATGGAAAGAGAGTAATTGTCGAACATTTTGAATTGCTTTATCCATATCTTAATATGAATGCAGATATAATTATTGGTATTGGAGAAGAAGTCATTGTGACTCGACCTAGTATATTTGGTCCATGTCCAGGGGATATCGCAAATATTGTTCACAAATCAATAAAATACAGAAGAATGGCTCATACAGCAGAGGATTTGACTGGTTTTGTTTTAGAAAAATTATTTGGATTTGAACATTGTGAGGGGCATAATGACGTAAAACATGGTTTTGTGCTTGAATTTGATACTAAACCAAATATAGATATCGATGTTCTAGAGGAAAAGACCAAAGAACTTATTAATAAGAATGTTGATGTGTGTTATGTTGATGACAATCATATATCAATAGATAATATTAAATTTCCATGTACTGGACCTAGAATACATCTAAAAAATTCTTCTGAAATAGAACATTTTAAACTGGTCAAGGAATTAAAATATAATCCACTGACTAATAGCTATGCATTAATAGGAATTATAGGTTTTGAAGAGAAAATTAATATTAATGAATTAAATAGTTTGAAGTATCATCTATAA
- a CDS encoding Gfo/Idh/MocA family protein produces MNINYNLVGLGFIGKIHLMAMNNFNLLDLPIESPIIKNQIVTRNPVDRLSVAKSLGFERTVDSESICFGNDDIQLLDICSPNIYHKDLILKALEAGANIYCEKPLSMNDSETKEILNRYSNSKSKIQLCYTLRYIPAFAKARAAIENNAIGEITSFRIEYYHSSYLNTDKPYAWRLDKEISGGGALYDLGSHAFDILQFLVEPVKEVMCFTDTFVKTRKDSEGNEKTVTVDDWALTHVHTSSNIKGTVEVSRIAVGDDGIRVRIYGTKGSVFVDVYDNPLDVKYYNFLGNKIHLHEDYYNDNSYYKHMIKFYPSPKMSQGFFMDSHIASLASFLYQIENDIVVDKAPSINQCKNIEGILDACQKSVDTKSFEKISI; encoded by the coding sequence ATGAATATTAATTATAATTTAGTAGGATTGGGATTCATTGGGAAAATACATTTGATGGCGATGAATAACTTTAACTTGTTGGATTTACCTATAGAGAGTCCTATTATCAAGAATCAGATAGTCACAAGAAATCCCGTTGATAGATTAAGTGTAGCCAAGTCATTAGGTTTTGAAAGAACTGTAGATTCAGAATCAATATGTTTTGGTAATGATGATATACAGTTGCTTGATATATGTAGTCCTAATATTTATCATAAAGATCTGATATTAAAAGCCTTGGAAGCAGGAGCTAATATATATTGTGAGAAACCTCTTTCTATGAATGATTCTGAGACTAAGGAAATATTGAATAGATATAGTAACAGTAAATCTAAGATTCAATTATGCTACACATTGAGATATATTCCAGCTTTTGCAAAAGCAAGAGCAGCTATTGAAAATAATGCCATCGGTGAGATTACTAGTTTTCGTATAGAGTATTATCATTCCTCATATCTTAATACTGATAAACCTTATGCGTGGAGATTGGATAAAGAGATTAGTGGAGGAGGAGCACTTTATGACTTAGGTAGCCATGCTTTTGACATATTACAATTTTTAGTGGAACCAGTTAAGGAAGTCATGTGTTTTACTGATACTTTTGTGAAAACCAGAAAAGATAGTGAAGGTAATGAAAAAACAGTTACAGTTGATGATTGGGCATTAACCCATGTACATACAAGTAGTAACATAAAGGGAACTGTTGAAGTATCTAGAATAGCAGTTGGCGATGATGGAATTAGAGTAAGAATCTACGGGACCAAAGGGTCAGTGTTTGTTGATGTCTATGATAATCCTCTAGATGTCAAATATTATAATTTCCTAGGAAATAAAATACATCTTCATGAAGATTATTATAATGATAATAGTTATTATAAGCATATGATTAAGTTTTATCCATCTCCTAAGATGTCTCAAGGGTTTTTTATGGATTCACACATAGCTTCATTAGCTTCATTCTTATATCAGATAGAAAATGATATTGTTGTTGATAAAGCCCCTTCAATTAATCAATGTAAAAATATTGAAGGTATTTTAGATGCGTGCCAAAAATCAGTTGATACTAAATCTTTTGAGAAAATTAGCATTTAG
- a CDS encoding DUF4387 domain-containing protein yields the protein MKTKLKDIAEVIRSKNAGPYELTFDIIFKDWEIFEKACEKKIINEKVIADLYHISVEDVINIIEFKPAKAIKATIVRPMASGRLGETDVYGAQQHAPLVDLEVDL from the coding sequence ATGAAAACTAAGTTGAAAGATATAGCAGAAGTAATTAGAAGTAAAAATGCTGGTCCTTATGAGTTGACTTTTGATATTATTTTTAAAGATTGGGAGATTTTTGAAAAAGCCTGTGAGAAAAAAATTATCAATGAGAAAGTTATAGCTGATTTGTATCATATATCTGTGGAAGATGTTATTAATATAATAGAATTCAAGCCAGCAAAAGCAATAAAAGCGACAATAGTCCGTCCTATGGCATCTGGGAGGTTAGGTGAGACAGATGTTTATGGTGCTCAACAGCATGCGCCTTTGGTTGATTTAGAGGTGGACTTATAG
- a CDS encoding acyclic terpene utilization AtuA family protein, with the protein MSRELRVLSPTAILGYGFPMESFEEGMKRKPHVIAVDAGSTDPGPYYLGAGISFTDESAVKRDLEIMIKAARENGIPVIVGTAGGSGGEPHLQEVVEIVKSIGEDNGLAFKMAVIHAEIEKEYVINKLLDGKVKPLHPVPELTLEELEKTERIVGQMGLEPIIKALEEGAEVIIAGRAYDPTVFAALAVKDGFDAGLALHMGKILECASIAATPGSGSDCMFGYLGEDNFRLEPLNPIRKCTTLSVAAHTLYEKTNPYILPGPGGILDLQDTKFHQETDNIVKVTGSKFVPSDVYTVKLEGTKKVGYRTVSIAGTRDSIMISQIESIIQEVRDRVKDNFKNADYKYHLDFKVYGRDAVMGSLEPKKEITSHEIGIVIEAVADTQKIANTICSFARSTMLHYGYDGRISTAGNLAFPYSPSDFKAGEVYEFSIYHIVEVDDPYELFKIDYVNVQ; encoded by the coding sequence ATGAGTAGAGAATTGAGAGTGTTGTCTCCGACGGCTATATTGGGTTATGGTTTTCCTATGGAATCATTTGAAGAAGGTATGAAGAGAAAACCTCATGTTATAGCGGTTGATGCTGGTTCTACTGATCCGGGGCCTTATTATCTTGGAGCGGGAATTTCTTTTACTGATGAATCGGCTGTTAAGAGAGATTTGGAGATTATGATAAAGGCTGCAAGAGAGAATGGTATTCCTGTTATTGTTGGTACTGCTGGTGGTTCTGGTGGTGAGCCTCATTTACAGGAGGTTGTTGAGATAGTTAAGAGTATTGGTGAAGATAATGGTTTGGCTTTTAAGATGGCTGTTATACATGCTGAGATTGAGAAAGAGTATGTTATTAATAAGCTGTTGGATGGGAAAGTAAAACCTTTGCATCCGGTTCCAGAGTTGACCTTAGAAGAGTTGGAGAAGACAGAGCGTATTGTGGGGCAAATGGGGCTTGAACCTATTATTAAGGCACTGGAAGAAGGGGCAGAAGTTATTATTGCTGGTAGAGCATATGATCCTACTGTTTTTGCTGCGTTAGCGGTCAAGGATGGTTTTGATGCTGGTTTGGCACTTCATATGGGTAAGATATTGGAGTGTGCTAGTATTGCGGCTACACCTGGTAGTGGAAGTGATTGTATGTTTGGTTACTTGGGAGAGGATAATTTCAGGTTGGAACCTCTTAACCCTATTAGAAAATGTACTACTTTATCTGTAGCGGCACATACTTTGTATGAAAAGACTAATCCTTATATATTGCCAGGACCTGGTGGAATATTAGATTTACAGGATACTAAGTTTCATCAAGAAACAGATAATATCGTAAAAGTTACTGGTTCAAAATTTGTACCTTCTGATGTTTATACTGTTAAATTGGAAGGAACTAAGAAGGTTGGTTATAGAACGGTTTCAATAGCAGGGACTAGAGATAGTATAATGATTTCTCAGATTGAATCAATTATACAAGAAGTTAGAGATAGAGTAAAAGATAATTTCAAGAATGCAGATTATAAATATCATTTGGATTTTAAAGTGTATGGTAGAGATGCGGTAATGGGTTCTCTTGAACCAAAGAAAGAAATCACTAGTCATGAGATTGGTATTGTCATAGAAGCGGTAGCGGATACTCAGAAGATTGCTAATACAATATGTAGTTTTGCTAGGTCAACTATGCTTCATTATGGTTATGATGGAAGAATATCTACAGCTGGAAATTTGGCATTCCCATATTCACCTTCTGACTTTAAAGCTGGTGAGGTGTATGAATTCAGTATCTATCATATAGTTGAGGTAGATGATCCATATGAGTTGTTTAAGATTGATTATGTTAATGTGCAGTAA
- a CDS encoding methylaspartate ammonia-lyase, whose product MKIVDVILSEGKTGFFFDDQRAIKKHAVQNGATYSGEPITKGFSSVRQAGEAISVMLLLEDGQIAYGDCAAVQYSGAGGRDPLFLAKEYIPIIDQYIKPVLVGRELTSFKDLAEEIDNYVLPSGERLHTAVRYGVTQAVLDAVAKSKKMIMAEVVADEYDTTVSKVEIPIFMQSGDDRYNNVDKMILKGADILPHGLINNVKLKLGEQGELLKKYIMWIRDRVVEIRDNNEYQPVIHIDVYGTIGLIFNNDCDRMVEYLKELEEAAYPLTLRIEGPMDMEERTAQMKALSELCRKLDDNGVHVEIVADEWCNTFDDIKYFADNGAGHMIQIKTPDLGGINNTIEAVLYCKEKGIGAYQGGTCNETDRSSQVCVHLAMATEPVQILAKPGMGVDEGYMIVFNEMERILAIREMKERNKLV is encoded by the coding sequence ATGAAAATTGTAGACGTTATTCTATCGGAAGGAAAAACAGGTTTTTTCTTTGATGACCAGAGAGCCATAAAAAAACATGCTGTACAAAATGGAGCTACATATAGTGGGGAACCAATAACCAAAGGATTTAGTTCTGTAAGGCAGGCTGGTGAGGCAATATCAGTTATGCTTCTATTAGAAGATGGACAAATAGCTTATGGGGATTGTGCAGCAGTTCAGTATTCTGGGGCAGGTGGAAGAGATCCGCTATTTCTTGCAAAAGAATATATACCAATCATAGACCAGTATATTAAACCAGTATTAGTAGGTAGAGAATTAACTAGTTTTAAAGATTTAGCAGAAGAAATTGATAATTATGTATTGCCTTCAGGTGAAAGATTGCATACAGCTGTTAGATACGGGGTTACTCAAGCGGTTTTAGATGCTGTAGCTAAGAGTAAAAAAATGATAATGGCAGAAGTGGTTGCAGATGAATATGATACTACTGTTTCTAAGGTAGAGATTCCTATATTTATGCAATCTGGAGATGATAGATATAATAACGTTGATAAGATGATATTGAAAGGTGCTGATATTCTACCTCATGGGCTTATTAATAATGTTAAGCTGAAATTAGGTGAACAAGGCGAGTTGTTAAAAAAATATATCATGTGGATTCGTGATAGGGTTGTTGAAATAAGAGATAATAATGAATATCAGCCAGTTATCCATATAGATGTATATGGTACTATTGGACTTATCTTTAATAATGATTGTGACAGGATGGTTGAATACCTTAAGGAGCTTGAGGAAGCAGCTTATCCATTGACTTTGAGAATTGAAGGACCTATGGATATGGAAGAAAGAACAGCTCAAATGAAAGCTTTGAGTGAACTTTGTAGAAAATTGGATGATAATGGAGTTCATGTTGAAATAGTAGCTGATGAATGGTGTAATACATTTGATGATATAAAGTATTTTGCTGATAATGGAGCAGGACATATGATTCAGATTAAGACTCCAGACCTTGGTGGCATCAATAATACTATTGAAGCTGTTTTGTATTGTAAGGAAAAAGGAATAGGGGCTTATCAAGGTGGTACTTGTAATGAGACTGATAGGTCATCACAAGTTTGTGTGCATTTGGCTATGGCTACTGAACCAGTTCAGATTCTTGCGAAACCTGGAATGGGTGTGGATGAAGGATATATGATTGTTTTTAATGAGATGGAGAGGATATTGGCTATTAGGGAGATGAAGGAAAGAAATAAATTGGTTTAG
- a CDS encoding methylaspartate mutase subunit E: MELKNKKMDSKLFKTIQDEVLFQWSTGKEVDFEEAVKYHEAIPEHKIFSRKLSEASKLGNTLIQPRAGVALVDKHIELLNYLVNEGEADLLPTTIDSYTRHNRYNEVEKGINESRKAGRSLLNGFPAVNHGISLCRKVNESVNVPVEVRHGTPDARLLAEITIAGGFTSFEGGGISYNIPYSKNIPLDKTIYDWQYVDRLMGIYEEAGISINREPFGPLTGTLVPPCISHSVAIIESLLAAEQGVKNITVGYGQCGNLIQDVAAISTIKTLTEEYLEKFGYEDVVVTTVLHQWMGGFPQDESKAFGVISWGAATAALAGATKVIVKTPHEAMGVPTKEANASGIKATKQVVTMLRDQKMELTKELEEEKNIIKAETRCIIDKTIELGEGDIAVGTLRAFAAGVIDIPFAPSRQNAGKVFPARDNMGAVRFLECANIPFTKEIKDYHYSKMLERAKYEKRDMSFQMVIDDIYAIGKGRLVGRPR, translated from the coding sequence ATGGAATTAAAAAATAAGAAGATGGATAGTAAACTTTTTAAAACTATACAGGATGAAGTACTTTTTCAGTGGTCAACAGGTAAAGAAGTAGATTTTGAAGAAGCGGTAAAATACCATGAAGCCATTCCAGAACATAAGATATTTTCCAGAAAACTTAGTGAAGCCAGTAAATTGGGTAATACACTAATTCAGCCAAGAGCAGGGGTTGCATTAGTTGATAAGCACATTGAACTTCTTAACTATCTAGTTAATGAAGGAGAGGCTGATCTACTACCTACTACAATTGATAGCTATACAAGACACAATAGATATAATGAGGTAGAAAAAGGAATAAACGAAAGTAGAAAAGCAGGAAGGTCACTTCTAAACGGATTTCCTGCAGTTAATCATGGCATATCTTTATGTAGAAAAGTTAATGAGTCTGTTAATGTACCAGTTGAAGTTAGACATGGTACTCCTGATGCAAGACTGCTTGCTGAAATAACAATAGCAGGTGGATTTACTTCCTTTGAAGGTGGAGGAATCTCTTATAATATCCCATATTCAAAAAATATACCCCTAGATAAAACTATATATGATTGGCAATATGTTGACCGCCTTATGGGTATCTATGAAGAGGCAGGTATTAGTATCAACAGAGAACCTTTTGGTCCTCTTACAGGAACATTAGTACCGCCGTGTATTTCTCATAGTGTTGCTATAATTGAGAGTCTACTTGCTGCTGAGCAAGGAGTTAAGAATATTACGGTAGGTTATGGACAATGTGGTAACTTGATTCAAGACGTTGCGGCTATAAGTACTATCAAAACACTTACAGAAGAATATCTAGAAAAATTTGGTTATGAAGATGTAGTTGTCACTACAGTATTGCATCAATGGATGGGTGGTTTCCCTCAGGATGAATCAAAAGCATTCGGCGTTATTTCATGGGGAGCAGCTACAGCAGCTTTAGCTGGTGCGACAAAAGTAATAGTAAAAACACCTCATGAAGCTATGGGTGTTCCAACTAAAGAAGCTAATGCAAGTGGTATAAAAGCTACAAAACAAGTTGTTACTATGTTAAGAGACCAAAAGATGGAACTTACTAAGGAACTAGAGGAAGAGAAGAATATAATAAAAGCTGAAACACGCTGTATCATAGACAAAACAATAGAACTTGGAGAAGGTGACATTGCTGTTGGAACTTTAAGAGCTTTTGCGGCAGGTGTTATAGACATACCTTTTGCACCTAGTAGACAAAATGCAGGAAAAGTATTTCCAGCTAGAGATAACATGGGAGCGGTTAGATTCTTAGAATGTGCCAATATACCATTTACGAAAGAAATCAAAGATTATCATTATAGCAAAATGCTTGAGAGAGCAAAATACGAAAAAAGAGATATGAGTTTCCAAATGGTTATTGATGATATATATGCAATAGGTAAAGGAAGATTGGTAGGAAGACCAAGATAA
- the glmL gene encoding methylaspartate mutase accessory protein GlmL, with product MEAVLLIDFGSTYTKVTAVDLENKAIIGTSKAFTTIESDICEGLNNALDKLKSQHKDLSIKEMFACSSAAGGLRMVAIGLVPDLTAEAAKRAALSAGAKVMKVFSYELNESEAEEIENIRPDIILLTGGTDGGNKEVILHNAKILASLDTKAPIIIAGNKSVQEKVADILSEKEITICENVMPELDVLNIESARLAIREVFLRRIVYAKGLSKVKDLIEGIIMPTPSAVLAAAKLLGEGTKKEKGIGDLIVVDVGGATTDIHSVAEGLPSKGGVLLKGLPEPFVKRTVEGDLGVRYSADALVCTCGIDELLNKAELSEDQINEYQQFIKANPGYITDSDEIFGKFDFGLASLAVKNATKRHVGTIETHYTPFGATYVQTGKDLTTVRNIIGTGGPIINCKRAKEVLKESLFDPLEPTVLKPMRGKIFIDSKYIFAAMGLLAVKYPDIALSIMKNEIKLILEVD from the coding sequence ATGGAAGCAGTATTGCTTATTGATTTTGGCAGTACCTATACTAAAGTAACTGCTGTAGACCTTGAAAATAAAGCTATTATAGGAACCTCAAAAGCATTTACAACAATTGAATCAGATATATGTGAAGGACTGAATAATGCTCTAGATAAACTTAAATCCCAGCATAAGGATTTATCTATAAAAGAAATGTTCGCTTGTAGTAGTGCAGCTGGAGGCTTAAGGATGGTAGCAATAGGCTTAGTTCCAGATTTAACTGCTGAAGCGGCTAAAAGAGCTGCACTGAGTGCAGGAGCTAAAGTGATGAAAGTATTTTCTTATGAACTTAATGAGAGTGAAGCAGAAGAGATAGAGAACATTAGACCAGATATTATTTTGTTAACTGGTGGGACAGACGGTGGTAATAAAGAGGTTATTTTACATAATGCTAAGATATTAGCTTCATTAGATACAAAAGCACCTATTATTATAGCTGGTAATAAATCAGTACAAGAAAAAGTTGCAGATATTTTAAGTGAGAAAGAGATTACTATATGTGAAAATGTAATGCCTGAACTTGATGTTCTTAACATTGAATCAGCTAGACTTGCTATAAGAGAAGTTTTTCTTAGAAGAATAGTCTATGCCAAAGGACTTTCAAAAGTAAAGGATTTAATAGAAGGTATTATCATGCCTACACCTTCTGCAGTATTGGCAGCAGCCAAGCTTCTAGGCGAAGGTACTAAGAAGGAAAAAGGTATAGGAGATTTGATAGTCGTTGACGTAGGAGGAGCTACCACAGATATCCATTCCGTAGCAGAGGGGTTACCCAGCAAAGGAGGGGTACTTTTAAAAGGACTTCCAGAGCCATTTGTCAAAAGAACTGTTGAAGGTGATTTAGGAGTTAGATATAGCGCAGATGCTCTAGTATGTACTTGTGGTATTGATGAGTTATTGAACAAGGCTGAACTGTCAGAGGATCAAATTAACGAGTATCAGCAATTTATTAAAGCTAACCCAGGATATATAACTGATAGTGATGAAATATTTGGGAAATTTGATTTTGGGCTGGCTTCATTAGCAGTAAAAAATGCTACTAAAAGACATGTTGGAACAATAGAAACACATTATACTCCTTTTGGAGCGACTTATGTACAGACAGGTAAGGACTTGACAACTGTGAGAAATATTATTGGAACTGGTGGTCCAATAATTAATTGTAAAAGGGCTAAGGAGGTTTTGAAAGAGTCACTTTTCGATCCTCTTGAACCAACAGTATTAAAACCTATGCGAGGTAAGATTTTTATAGATAGCAAGTATATATTTGCTGCCATGGGATTACTGGCAGTCAAGTATCCAGATATTGCACTAAGTATTATGAAAAATGAAATAAAACTAATTTTAGAGGTGGATTAA
- the glmS gene encoding methylaspartate mutase subunit S, which produces MNNKKIVLGVIGADVHAVGNKILAYAFEKAGFKVINLGVMVSQEEYIKAAIETGADAILVSSLYGHGELDCRGLREKCKEAGIGDILLYVGGNLVVGKTPFEEVKQKFLDMGFNKVYPPGTLPDISIKDLKEDLGVND; this is translated from the coding sequence ATGAATAATAAAAAGATAGTGTTAGGTGTAATTGGTGCAGATGTTCATGCAGTCGGGAATAAAATATTAGCATATGCATTTGAAAAAGCAGGGTTCAAAGTAATTAACTTAGGTGTAATGGTTTCACAAGAAGAGTATATCAAGGCAGCAATAGAGACTGGAGCTGATGCTATTTTAGTATCGTCATTATACGGACATGGAGAACTGGATTGTAGAGGACTTAGAGAAAAATGTAAAGAAGCAGGTATTGGCGATATTTTACTATATGTTGGTGGAAATTTAGTAGTTGGTAAGACACCTTTTGAAGAAGTTAAGCAGAAATTCTTAGATATGGGATTTAACAAAGTATATCCTCCAGGAACACTTCCAGATATATCTATTAAAGATCTTAAAGAAGATTTAGGAGTGAATGACTAA
- a CDS encoding anaerobic sulfatase maturase, whose translation MPPLTTLIKPASGNCNLRCKYCFYYDVMNSREIKNYGIMSEETLEQLVKKAFEFAEGQVTFAFQGGEPTMASLDFFKKFIVLVKKYNTNNIKVNNALQTNGIVIDEEWARFFHDNDFLIGLSMDGYKDIHNYYRIYPNGEGTFNKVLKTTKLFDKYDVQYNILCVVNKHIAKHGRKVYNFYKKQGFKFLQFIPCLDEIGEEPGRNPYSLTPKDYEIFLKNIFDLWYEDFVSGNGISIRMFDNILQIIMGYEPESCDMRGHCSVSSVIEADGSIYPCDFYVLDEWKLGNVVNEGFDEIFKSERAMNFIKESINTDSECQNCEFYRICRGGCKRHKEPKIDGKYTKNYFCNAYKEFYKYTLPRFLEIARNIR comes from the coding sequence ATGCCGCCACTTACTACACTGATAAAACCTGCTTCAGGTAATTGTAATCTAAGATGTAAGTATTGCTTTTATTATGATGTAATGAATAGTAGAGAAATCAAGAACTATGGAATAATGTCAGAAGAGACATTGGAACAATTGGTTAAAAAAGCTTTTGAATTCGCTGAAGGACAAGTGACATTTGCTTTCCAAGGTGGAGAACCAACAATGGCTTCCTTAGATTTCTTCAAAAAATTTATAGTATTAGTAAAAAAATATAACACGAATAATATTAAAGTAAACAATGCATTGCAAACAAATGGAATTGTAATAGATGAAGAGTGGGCAAGGTTCTTTCATGATAATGATTTCCTGATAGGATTATCTATGGATGGGTATAAGGATATCCATAATTACTATAGAATCTATCCTAATGGAGAAGGAACTTTCAATAAAGTGTTAAAGACAACTAAGTTATTTGATAAATATGATGTCCAGTACAATATTCTATGTGTAGTCAATAAACACATTGCCAAGCATGGAAGGAAAGTATATAACTTCTATAAAAAACAGGGCTTCAAATTCTTGCAATTCATACCTTGTTTAGATGAGATTGGGGAAGAACCAGGAAGAAATCCTTATTCACTTACTCCAAAAGACTATGAAATATTCTTGAAAAATATTTTTGACCTATGGTATGAAGATTTTGTTAGTGGTAATGGAATAAGTATAAGAATGTTTGATAATATCCTTCAAATCATTATGGGTTACGAACCAGAGAGTTGTGATATGAGAGGACACTGTTCTGTAAGTTCAGTCATTGAAGCAGATGGTTCCATATATCCTTGTGATTTTTACGTGCTGGATGAGTGGAAATTAGGTAATGTGGTTAACGAAGGTTTTGATGAAATATTTAAATCTGAAAGAGCAATGAATTTTATTAAAGAATCCATTAATACAGATTCAGAATGTCAGAACTGTGAATTTTACAGAATTTGCCGTGGAGGATGTAAAAGACATAAAGAACCAAAAATTGATGGTAAATACACTAAGAACTATTTCTGTAATGCCTATAAAGAATTTTATAAATATACATTACCAAGATTTTTAGAAATTGCTAGAAATATTAGATAA
- a CDS encoding TIGR00266 family protein: MAMAHEIDYKIQGDDMQLVEIELDPRESVVAEAGAMTYMDQGIEMETIFGDGSQRSNQGGFMGRLMGAGKRVLTGESLFMTVFTNTWNDKKHVSFAAPYPGKIIPMDLTEYQGKIICQKDAFLCAAKGVSVGIEFQKKLGVGFFGGEGFIMQKLEGDGLAFVHAGGTVIEKELMPGETLKIDTGCLVALTRDVSYNIEYVGKIKSAFFGGEGLFFATVSGPGKVWIQSLPFSRLADRMLSAVRGVPGGKSKGEGSVLDALGGLGNLFDGD, encoded by the coding sequence ATGGCAATGGCACATGAGATTGATTATAAGATTCAGGGAGACGACATGCAGTTGGTTGAGATCGAATTGGATCCTAGAGAAAGTGTAGTAGCGGAAGCGGGAGCTATGACTTATATGGATCAAGGTATTGAAATGGAAACAATCTTTGGAGATGGTTCTCAGAGAAGTAATCAAGGCGGATTTATGGGAAGATTAATGGGAGCTGGTAAACGTGTATTAACTGGAGAAAGTTTATTTATGACAGTATTCACTAATACTTGGAATGATAAAAAACACGTATCCTTTGCAGCACCTTATCCAGGAAAAATAATACCTATGGATTTAACTGAGTATCAAGGTAAAATAATCTGTCAAAAAGACGCTTTCCTATGCGCCGCTAAGGGTGTATCAGTAGGAATTGAGTTCCAAAAGAAATTAGGTGTAGGTTTCTTTGGTGGAGAAGGCTTCATAATGCAAAAGTTAGAAGGGGATGGATTGGCTTTTGTACATGCAGGAGGAACTGTCATTGAAAAAGAGCTTATGCCAGGTGAAACATTGAAGATAGATACTGGATGTCTAGTTGCTCTTACAAGAGATGTTAGTTACAATATTGAATATGTTGGAAAAATCAAGAGTGCTTTCTTCGGTGGAGAAGGATTATTCTTTGCAACAGTATCTGGTCCAGGAAAAGTATGGATTCAGTCATTACCATTTAGTAGATTAGCAGATAGGATGCTAAGTGCAGTTAGAGGAGTACCTGGAGGAAAATCAAAAGGTGAAGGCAGTGTACTAGATGCATTAGGTGGATTAGGTAACTTATTTGATGGCGACTAA